The following are encoded in a window of Onthophagus taurus isolate NC chromosome 3, IU_Otau_3.0, whole genome shotgun sequence genomic DNA:
- the LOC111413517 gene encoding uncharacterized protein has product MLSKAELVGALCTVLAFVSAGQILITGILSFEFPHFLAFSHCHLSTAAGVISGLVAVPMVIQLKTAQISHHIELKYGYTKWYQVLAICVCAILHFAAAIFTAIGLLVPRKWEEEFFQKMVLYNEKNCAKSLVDNIQWALQCCGAQSYKDWNLVPWKKISDTRISRHFAFPHPRESPSLVNAVPFSCCARKVLDVCLHYNLLEYGVKTISIEGCAPKVQKTSNFILAIEFGMFSLCIIIESVVLLCLLKDRDPMEEIQKNELLKKYLFKTKKVPSIDQRKKSDGVEAEKN; this is encoded by the exons atgttatcaaaagcGGAACTTGTAGGAGCTTTATGTACGGTTTTGGCTTTCGTTAGTGCCGgccaaattttaataaccgGAATCCTGTCATTTGAATTTCCTCATTTCTTGGCTTTTAGCCATTGCCATCTATCAACAGCCGCTGGTGTTATATCGGGATTGGTGGCCGTGCCGATGgttattcaattaaaaaccgctcaaat atcgcatcatattgaattaaaatatggTTACACAAAATGGTATCAAGTTTTGGCGATTTGTGTATGCGCAATTCTCCATTTTGCAGCTGCGATTTTTACAGCGATAGGCTTGTTGGTGCCAAGGAAATGGGAAGaggaattttttcaaaaaatggttttatacAATGAAAAAAACTGCGCTAAATCATTAGTTGATAACATTCAATGGGCTTTACAATGTTGTGGGGCCCAATCTTATAAGGATTGGAATCTTGTTCcttggaaaaaaatatcgga tacAAGAATATCAAGACATTTTGCATTCCCCCATCCAAGAGAATCACCTTCTTTAGTCAACGCCGTTCCATTTTCTTGTTGTGCAAGAAAAGTTCTCGACGTTTGCCTTCATTACAACCTTTTAGAGTACGGCGTTAAAACGATAAGCATCGAAGGGTGCGCCccaaaagttcaaaaaacttcaaattttattttggcgATTGAGTTTGGAATGTTTTCTTTATGTATTATAATCGAA agtGTAGTTTTGCTCTGTTTGTTAAAAGATCGCGATCCAATGGAAGAGATTCAAAAGAacgagttattaaaaaaatatct ttttaaaactaaaaaagtacCTTCAATCGATCAACGAAAGAAATCAGATGGAGTAGAAGctgaaaagaattaa